In Lycium ferocissimum isolate CSIRO_LF1 chromosome 3, AGI_CSIRO_Lferr_CH_V1, whole genome shotgun sequence, the genomic window AACACTAAACATCAGCTTCTTAATTGCAACGACACCCCGCCCCCCTTGCCCCCCACACCCCCGCGGCCTTATTGGTATCATCTATACATTCAGTAACATAGAACTAGGTTTACTGGGGATGACGGGGATCTAATCTAATTGTTATAGCAATCAAATTCACACATGAATTAGATGTTGATAAAACTGATAAACCAAAAGAGACTTCCCGCAATACATTTTATCTCAAATAACTTGGGTGCAACCATACAATTCTCAATTATATGACAAATTGACAAAATTCAGAATCATAGGGACAAATGAAATTGAATGTagataaagaaatgaaagaGAGCAACGGGTCAACAGATGCATAGCGAACACTGGCTCCTTCTCTTCCAAACATTCCTTCCTCTAGAGAAACTGCAGAAGGCAAAAGACAAATGAATGACAGTATTAGAAACTTCTATATAAAGAAAAGACAACCCTTAAATTTGCATTAGATCTggatatcaacaacaacaaacccagtgaaaccccacaatgtggggtctggggagggtaaactGTACGCAGACCTTAAAGGTcggacaagcaattcaaagcagtatgaaaattaaaataacgaAAGAGAAAAACCCATGATAAGCAGTTTGgaaaaaaaggaggaggagCAGTAGCTAGCACAAcacagataaataagataattgaaatacaagaaacaacCGATAGTAGCGAAAAacaaaggacaagaaactataaATCAAAACTGCGACTACTAGTACGAAAGCATAAGAGGGACTACCTACTGCTCCTACCCTAATGCGAGTCCTCCATAGCCTCCCATCTAGGATCGTCTCTCGATAAGTGGAACTACGCCATGTCGTTTAATCACCTCTCGATACTTCTTCTTACCTACCTCTACACCTCCTGAAGTTGCATCACAAATTGTACACGAGCAACAACACAGCTGAGGATCAAGAAAACTTCCTAAAAATGCTCGTGTTCCATCATAGGGTGTTTTTAAACTAATTCCAGATCTTGGATCACTACATATATGAGCACATGCAGGATGCTAGTCCCAAAGTGAAATTATTAGCTACTGATATACTAGGAGTAAGCAACTCAAGGATAGTAAGATTAGGCACCTGAGCGAAAGCCACACTAGAACATTTTATTTATAACTGAGAAGTCTCCAAGGGCCATAAGTGCCACGGTTTGAAACTCGGGGGATAGTGGGTAGGCTCCTTTACTTTTCTCTTAAATACCAGACTTGGTTCACCACCCAAGATTCAAACTCATAACATGCACCTACCATACATTCCATGTTGTACTGCCTCTCCCGATGAACAAAATCCTAGAACAACATTAATATTCACAAGATTCGAGAGAAGTTGATGACACATGTTACTCCTAAAACTTTAGCGTACTCACACGCATACATAAGTCACTGTGCATCTTAACATATTCGACTCTATCCACTTGCATTTTAAAATTGATATTTTCAAACTTCATCTAATCACCTACCAAATAGAACCACAAAATCCAGTGTCGTGAACAGGCCATAGAGACAATACAAGATTCTCTttgcatttatttattttattaataaagggCATTAGATTACTTTCATATTCTAGTACATATAAAGCTCATAAAAAActcattaaattaaataaatacctAAGGATTTCCGTTGAAATTTATTCCTTAACCCTGAATCATAGATCATTTCATAATTGGTGCTTAGCAATAACACAACTCGTTCCAACTTCTTTATGCACTAGATTCTAAGTTGCACACAACACCCAAACACAAGAAATGCTCCAACCTTAGTTCAGTCGTATGTTTCCTactttcaaatttatatatatgagtaacATCAAAGAGGCAAGGTTGTCAACCGACAAAAGATCTACTAGGATGAAAAATCATAAGATAAAAGCGTAGAAATCTTTGATCGACTAAAGAAATCCAAAAAGTGGGAATCTAAGAGAAGGAAGAAGTGAACATAATTGCAATCTCTTTTGAATCTCTATTCTCTAAACAATAATAGTCCATTATTGCTAAACAATATTACTGAAGACAGCATCAAAAGAACCTCCAAGCTGTCTTTCAATGAAAATTTTATCATTCTTCATATTGATTCAGCAAGCTCATGGAAACAGATTTTGCACTTATTGACTTGCCTTAGATTATAATACCACATTAGGAGGTTCTTCTTGCTTCATCACAAATATACAATCATTTTACAAGGAGAATGACGGTCCATCCATCCATTAATTCATCCTAGCAACTCAAACTCAAGCGCTCTTACCTACCAACTACTTCTCATTCAGGCCTCAGCTAGAGCTCACAAAATTTTGTAACACTCTAAAGCCGAAGAGAATTCAAAAGGCCTAGCAGCCACTAAAGGATATGCTAACACATGAGACACTATAACAAAAAAACCAGGATAAGCTAGACCTTTATTGACAcacaatatttttattttttggataaGGTAAAGGTTTATTGATCCTATCCCAAGAAGGTACCAAGAGTTACAAAAGACTGCTGGGAATATCCACACAGTCAACTACAACATCTCCCTAGCAACTCCAGAAAAACCATATATTGGTCTATATTATCAATGAAAGTCAACTCCTTTACATTCCCTAACACATTTTAAACAAATTATGTAAGCACttgtagaatatatatatatatatatatatatatatatatattttgcccATCGAAACAAGTTTGTTTCTTTCTAGccagaaagaaagaatgaaggacAATATTAACACTAGAAAGGAAGCGCCAGGACTTGGTCCAAAGGCAAAGCCCAAAATAGTACAGCAGACACATCATGAGTTCGAATCTAGCTGCTGAACCAATTCTTATATTTAAGTGGAATAAGCTACAGTGGTTGGCTTATATTCATAGAGTTTTAAAGCTGGAAACATCAAATTTCTCGGTTATATAAACTGATCTAATAGGGGAAGCAACACAACAAGCCCAAATCCTATGTCATTCACTGTATTACAGCTAAACACAGAGATCATCATAAATCCATGAACATAAGCAATTAACAAGATTATGAAGTTGACCTAACTAACCATATTACAGCTAAACACAGAGATTATCCTAAATACATGAACATAACCAATTAACAAGACTATCAAGTTTACCCAATAAAAAATTCCAACTCTCCTAGAACTGCAGAGAGCCAACTGATACAACCGGTACTAAGTTTATAATCCTTCTATTTATCTACTTATCAATAAAAGCTATTACCttgtcaaaagaaaaagtttgtTATCCTTCTATTCCAAAGTCAAGATAGAGTATGCAAGTTGCCACTGAATGTTATCCAATTTTCGAATTCGGACAATATTACTTAAAAATTACTATGGAATTCAATTTACTAtagtttgataaaaaaaattgttaataaGAAAATTGTTTCACTCTCCAACTCAAGTAGCAAAAGTTACAATATTAGTTTTGAGACTAGTTgaatactccctctatcccaatttatatgacacaatTCGGATTCGAGAGTCAAACATCTTTATTGaatataaaatctttaaatgttttgaataacaatttacatatttagaaactatataaaaagtataagttacaataattaataatttaaaatatttaaagggcaTACAAATAAATGTTGCGGtcaaaagtgtcacataaattgggcaGAGGAAGTATATATGATTTTGGTTAATAGTAAGACATTACCTGAGTACGAGGAATCTAGAGGTCAAGCAAGAGTTGTTCTTTCTGATCGGAAAAATAGTGAAGGATATAAGGGGTGACCCGAATTAAGGTGACACAAGTTCCAAACAGGGCAACGTGAGTCTTCAGTTGCTTCAGAGCAGCTGATTTGTCAGGTTTGCGCATGAATGGAAACATGGTTGCGGATGAAACAGAGCTTAAACCCTAGTGTAGCCTTGATTAATTAGGCGATTAAATCAAATTTGCTGCTTATATATATGGTGGACTAGGCCTACTTGAACCTGGCCCGTTAAGGTTTACAGTGTATATGAAGTAGAAATTGCATCACTTAGTCCTTCAAACGGGCTGGTCttcaaaatttgacaaaataatATGGTTTGTCAcaggcaatttgcacgatttccttcgttgggggtggtctttatttttgtataaaataaCTTGGCttataaatttttgtaaataaaaaaaaagtgaaaatagctatttaatcataaaaaataaaaaaaaataaaaaaaaaaaatcaaggacAAATTGCATCACTTGTCgttcaaatgggttggtcttcaaaatttgagaaaataacATTGTTTGTCACGGGCAATTTGCGCAATGACCTTcgttggggtggtctttaatttttggccctcaaattcttctctttaatttttttttttaaaatattcgaGGTTACGGATTGGGCTCGAaccatcattaaaaaaaaaaatcccaagaCAAGATTTTGCAAAAAATCTGCTTTATACAAAAAACTTACcttaaggacaaaaattaaagactagcgaTTTCAGGgaccaaaattaaagactaccccaaaaaaggacaatccgcgcaaaaaaaaatggtttgtGACGCTTCTAAATTTAGGCACATAATTAGCCTAACTTTTAAAGTTCTTCAAAAATAGCACATCTTATTACTCCCTTCGTTTTATAATAAATGGTGTTTTTAGCTTATGCACCCCCTCAAAAAATTGCTCACTCATAAAGCTAGAAGTGTTTTTATTTATTCCTAATCAAATTTTTACCTCTTTCTAAGTTACCTTTTCTAAAAAAAAGTTactttaatgattcttgattatataaataaaggtaattttggaagaataagattaatttcttcttgaaatcctaagcaccacttattttgaaataaaataaaaagcctaaaaCACCATTTATTTAGAAATGGAGTGAGTACTTAATTTGCGTATATTTACATACAGTCACTAATCCAACTAAACTACGGATTCACATTAAAATTAATCCCACTAAATTTAGGCACATAATTAGCATAGCTATgctaatttttatccttcaaatgggctgatcTTTCATTTTTGCTCTTTAGCAACCAAACTTATAGTAAACATAAGTTTTGAAGAACGCAGACCATAATTTGTGAAATTttataatacaaaaatataaaccTATGCTCCTCGCGGAAAAGTAATTTGTTATGAGAGGCAAAAATTAGAGGCAGCACAAAATAAGGGCAAAAGTGCTAATGACCCTTACACTATCTCGGGAAAAAGTACAAATTTATTTGACATTAGATTCATCATTGCGTTGCAGCTTATAATAAATTA contains:
- the LOC132049981 gene encoding mitochondrial import receptor subunit TOM6 homolog — encoded protein: MFPFMRKPDKSAALKQLKTHVALFGTCVTLIRVTPYILHYFSDQKEQLLLDL